A single genomic interval of Natator depressus isolate rNatDep1 chromosome 14, rNatDep2.hap1, whole genome shotgun sequence harbors:
- the RNF5 gene encoding E3 ubiquitin-protein ligase RNF5 has protein sequence MAAGTGPGVPDGGPEVPNRDRGAFECNICLEPAREAVIGLCGHLYCWPCLHQWLETRPERQECPVCKAAISRDRVVPLYGRGSAGQQDPRLKTPPRPRGQRPEPESRGGPPHTYHDTGFHMAFGIGAFPFGVFTTVLRGPEARADEAGAPRPSGWQDSLFLFLAIFFFFWLLSV, from the exons ATGGCGGCAGGAACGGGCCCGGGGGTCCCGGACGGGGGCCCCGAGGTGCCAAACCGCGACCGCGGCGCCTTCGAATGTAACATCTGCCTGGAGCCGGCCCGGGAAGCGGTGATCGGGCTCTGCGGGCACCTGTACTG ctggccCTGCCTGCACCAG TGGCTGGAGACGCGCCCCGAGCGCCAGGAGTGCCCCGTCTGCAAAGCTGCCATCAGCCGCGACAGGGTCGTCCCCCTGTATGGCCGGGGCAGCGCGGGCCAGCAGGACCCCAg GTTGAAGACCCCCCCTCGGCCGCGGGGGCAACGCCCGGAGCCGGAGAGCCGTGGG GGCCCACCCCACACCTACCATGACACCGGCTTCCACATGGCCTTTGGCATCGGAGCCTTCCCCTTCGGTGTCTTCACCACTGTGCTGCGGGGGCCCGAGGCAAGAGCAG atGAGGCCGGCGCCCCCCGCCCCTCGGGCTGGCAGGATTCGCTCTTCCTCTTCCTggccatcttcttcttcttctggctCCTCAGCGTctga
- the PBX2 gene encoding pre-B-cell leukemia transcription factor 2 isoform X2, whose translation MEEQGRLLPPPGEPRRQELGEILQQIMGITEQSLDEAQAKKHALNCHRLKPALFTVLCEIKEKTGLSVRSSQEEEPVDPQLMRLDNMLLAEGVAGPEKGGGSAAAAAAAAASGGVSPDHSIEHSDYRHKLAQIRQIYHAELEKYEQACSEFTTHVMNLLREQSRTRPVAPREIERMVGIIHRKFSSIQMQLKQSTCEAVMILRSRFLDARRKRRNFSKQATEVLNEYFYSHLSNPYPSEEAKEELAKKCGITISQVSNWFGNKRIRYKKNIGKFQEEANIYAVKTAVSVTHGTQSGGDSPPTPSSSAGSGGSFNLSSSSDMFLGLPGLNGDAYPPSQANGGWQEAATPCSVTSPTEGPGSVHSDTSN comes from the exons ATGGAGGAGCAGGGgcggctgctgcccccccccggcgAGCCCCGACGCCAGGAGCTCGGCGAGATCCTGCAGCAGATCATGGGGATCACGGAGCAGAGCCTGGACGAGGCGCAGGCCAA GAAACACGCCCTGAACTGCCACCGCCTGAAGCCGGCCCTCTTCACCGTCCTGTGCGAGATCAAGGAGAAGACAG ggcTCAGTGTGcgcagcagccaggaggaggagccGGTGGACCCGCAGCTGATGCGCCTGGACAACATGCTGCTGGCCGAGGGCGTGGCTGGGCCCGAGAAGGGCGGCGGCTCAGCGgcggcagcggcggcggcggcggcctcGGGGGGCGTCTCCCCCGATCACTCCATCGAGCACTCAGATTATCGGCACAAGCTGGCGCAGATCCGCCAGATCTACCACGCCGAGCTGGAGAAATACGAGCAG gCGTGTAGCGAGTTCACGACGCACGTGATGAACCTGCTGCGGGAGCAGAGCCGCACGCGGCCGGTGGCGCCCCGGGAGATCGAGCGGATGGTCGGGATCATTCACCGCAAGTTCAGCTCCATCCAGATGCAGCTGAAACAGAGCACGTGCGAGGCCGTCATGATCCTGCGCTCCCGCTTCCTGGATGCCAG GCGGAAGCGACGTAATTTCAGCAAGCAGGCGACCGAGGTGCTGAACGAGTATTTCTACTCCCACCTGAGCAACCCCTACCCCAGCGAGGAGGCCAAGGAGGAGCTGGCCAAGAAGTGCGGCATCACCATCTCCCAG GTCTCCAACTGGTTTGGCAATAAGCGCATTCGCTATAAGAAGAACATTGGTAAGTTCCAGGAGGAGGCGAATATTTACGCCGTGAAAACCGCCGTGAGCGTCACCCACGGGACCCAGAGCGGGGGCGACTCCCcgcccaccccctcctcctctgcag ggtcTGGCGGCTCCTTCAACCTCTCCAGCTCCAGCGACATGTTCCTGGGGCTGCCGGGACTCAACGGGGACGCGTACCCCCCCTCCCAG GCTAACGGCGGGTGGCAGGAAGCCGCTACCCCCTGCTCGGTGACGTCCCCCACGGAAGGACCTGGCAGCGTCCACTCCGACACCTCCAACTGA
- the GPSM3 gene encoding G-protein-signaling modulator 3, which yields MGLAPAEAMTSLESEGAAGDNTQPAPSSPVSLGGLAPTTDPLVSPDEAAAGRDPGGVPGVRDRTSSNPPAPDGCDPPTLTEAEPLDPFDRERLFDLLFRSQSRRLNEQRCPLPGLRGAPRHDPARPWRSLPGTPTEGLLGGAGKFYSLTSLQAEQFFELVATAQARRLDDQRADFTGDPGAEEGAEGPPEPPDQGEELYSTILTHQSQRLEEQRSDPPIPLGAQELFDLLLRVQGGRMEEQRSEPPTPLLPHPC from the exons atGGGACTGGCCCCCGCCGAG GCCATGACTAGTTTGGAGAGTGAGGGGGCGGCAGGGGACAACACCCAGCCGGCCccctccagcccagtatcctTGGGGGGCTTGGCCCCCACGACCGACCCCCTGGTGTCCCCAGACGAGGCCGCTGCAGGAAGGGACCCTGGGGGCGTCCCGGGGGTACGGGACCGGACTAGCAGCAACCCCCCTGCCCCGGATGGATGTGACCCCCCCACACTGACAGAG GCCGAGCCCCTGGACCCCTTCGACCGGGAGCGTCTCTTCGACCTGCTCTTCCGCTCCCAGAGCCGGCGGCTGAATGAGCAGCGCTGCCCCCTGCCCGGCCTGCGGGGGGCGCCCCGCCACGACCCCGCCCGGCCCTGGCGCTCGCTGCCCGGGACCCCCACCGAGGGCCTGCTGGGGGGAGCAG GGAAGTTCTACTCGCTCACCTCGCTGCAGGCCGAGCAGTTCTTCGAGCTGGTGGCCACGGCCCAGGCCCGGCGGCTGGACGACCAGCGGGCCGACTTCACGGGGGACCCCGGGGCcgaggagggggctgaggggccCCCAGAGCCCCCCGACCAGGGGGAGGAGCTGTAcagcaccatcctcacccaccag agccagcgGCTGGAGGAGCAGCGCAGCGACCCCCCCATCCCGCTGGGGGCCCAGGAGCTCTTCGACCTGCTGCTGCGGGTGCAGGGGGGACGCATGGAGGAGCAGCGCtcggagccccccactcccctgctgccccacccctgctga
- the PBX2 gene encoding pre-B-cell leukemia transcription factor 2 isoform X1: protein MEEQGRLLPPPGEPRRQELGEILQQIMGITEQSLDEAQAKKHALNCHRLKPALFTVLCEIKEKTGLSVRSSQEEEPVDPQLMRLDNMLLAEGVAGPEKGGGSAAAAAAAAASGGVSPDHSIEHSDYRHKLAQIRQIYHAELEKYEQACSEFTTHVMNLLREQSRTRPVAPREIERMVGIIHRKFSSIQMQLKQSTCEAVMILRSRFLDARRKRRNFSKQATEVLNEYFYSHLSNPYPSEEAKEELAKKCGITISQVSNWFGNKRIRYKKNIGKFQEEANIYAVKTAVSVTHGTQSGGDSPPTPSSSAGSGGSFNLSSSSDMFLGLPGLNGDAYPPSQVESLRHSMSQGPYGEGLAPGQLYSPRDMRANGGWQEAATPCSVTSPTEGPGSVHSDTSN from the exons ATGGAGGAGCAGGGgcggctgctgcccccccccggcgAGCCCCGACGCCAGGAGCTCGGCGAGATCCTGCAGCAGATCATGGGGATCACGGAGCAGAGCCTGGACGAGGCGCAGGCCAA GAAACACGCCCTGAACTGCCACCGCCTGAAGCCGGCCCTCTTCACCGTCCTGTGCGAGATCAAGGAGAAGACAG ggcTCAGTGTGcgcagcagccaggaggaggagccGGTGGACCCGCAGCTGATGCGCCTGGACAACATGCTGCTGGCCGAGGGCGTGGCTGGGCCCGAGAAGGGCGGCGGCTCAGCGgcggcagcggcggcggcggcggcctcGGGGGGCGTCTCCCCCGATCACTCCATCGAGCACTCAGATTATCGGCACAAGCTGGCGCAGATCCGCCAGATCTACCACGCCGAGCTGGAGAAATACGAGCAG gCGTGTAGCGAGTTCACGACGCACGTGATGAACCTGCTGCGGGAGCAGAGCCGCACGCGGCCGGTGGCGCCCCGGGAGATCGAGCGGATGGTCGGGATCATTCACCGCAAGTTCAGCTCCATCCAGATGCAGCTGAAACAGAGCACGTGCGAGGCCGTCATGATCCTGCGCTCCCGCTTCCTGGATGCCAG GCGGAAGCGACGTAATTTCAGCAAGCAGGCGACCGAGGTGCTGAACGAGTATTTCTACTCCCACCTGAGCAACCCCTACCCCAGCGAGGAGGCCAAGGAGGAGCTGGCCAAGAAGTGCGGCATCACCATCTCCCAG GTCTCCAACTGGTTTGGCAATAAGCGCATTCGCTATAAGAAGAACATTGGTAAGTTCCAGGAGGAGGCGAATATTTACGCCGTGAAAACCGCCGTGAGCGTCACCCACGGGACCCAGAGCGGGGGCGACTCCCcgcccaccccctcctcctctgcag ggtcTGGCGGCTCCTTCAACCTCTCCAGCTCCAGCGACATGTTCCTGGGGCTGCCGGGACTCAACGGGGACGCGTACCCCCCCTCCCAG gtggaGTCTTTGCGTCACTCCATGAGCCAGGGGCCCTATGGGGAGGGCCTGGCACCCGGCCAGCTCTACAGCCCCCGCGACATGAGG GCTAACGGCGGGTGGCAGGAAGCCGCTACCCCCTGCTCGGTGACGTCCCCCACGGAAGGACCTGGCAGCGTCCACTCCGACACCTCCAACTGA
- the PBX2 gene encoding pre-B-cell leukemia transcription factor 2 isoform X3, protein MEEQGRLLPPPGEPRRQELGEILQQIMGITEQSLDEAQAKKHALNCHRLKPALFTVLCEIKEKTGLSVRSSQEEEPVDPQLMRLDNMLLAEGVAGPEKGGGSAAAAAAAAASGGVSPDHSIEHSDYRHKLAQIRQIYHAELEKYEQACSEFTTHVMNLLREQSRTRPVAPREIERMVGIIHRKFSSIQMQLKQSTCEAVMILRSRFLDARRKRRNFSKQATEVLNEYFYSHLSNPYPSEEAKEELAKKCGITISQVSNWFGNKRIRYKKNIGSGGSFNLSSSSDMFLGLPGLNGDAYPPSQVESLRHSMSQGPYGEGLAPGQLYSPRDMRANGGWQEAATPCSVTSPTEGPGSVHSDTSN, encoded by the exons ATGGAGGAGCAGGGgcggctgctgcccccccccggcgAGCCCCGACGCCAGGAGCTCGGCGAGATCCTGCAGCAGATCATGGGGATCACGGAGCAGAGCCTGGACGAGGCGCAGGCCAA GAAACACGCCCTGAACTGCCACCGCCTGAAGCCGGCCCTCTTCACCGTCCTGTGCGAGATCAAGGAGAAGACAG ggcTCAGTGTGcgcagcagccaggaggaggagccGGTGGACCCGCAGCTGATGCGCCTGGACAACATGCTGCTGGCCGAGGGCGTGGCTGGGCCCGAGAAGGGCGGCGGCTCAGCGgcggcagcggcggcggcggcggcctcGGGGGGCGTCTCCCCCGATCACTCCATCGAGCACTCAGATTATCGGCACAAGCTGGCGCAGATCCGCCAGATCTACCACGCCGAGCTGGAGAAATACGAGCAG gCGTGTAGCGAGTTCACGACGCACGTGATGAACCTGCTGCGGGAGCAGAGCCGCACGCGGCCGGTGGCGCCCCGGGAGATCGAGCGGATGGTCGGGATCATTCACCGCAAGTTCAGCTCCATCCAGATGCAGCTGAAACAGAGCACGTGCGAGGCCGTCATGATCCTGCGCTCCCGCTTCCTGGATGCCAG GCGGAAGCGACGTAATTTCAGCAAGCAGGCGACCGAGGTGCTGAACGAGTATTTCTACTCCCACCTGAGCAACCCCTACCCCAGCGAGGAGGCCAAGGAGGAGCTGGCCAAGAAGTGCGGCATCACCATCTCCCAG GTCTCCAACTGGTTTGGCAATAAGCGCATTCGCTATAAGAAGAACATTG ggtcTGGCGGCTCCTTCAACCTCTCCAGCTCCAGCGACATGTTCCTGGGGCTGCCGGGACTCAACGGGGACGCGTACCCCCCCTCCCAG gtggaGTCTTTGCGTCACTCCATGAGCCAGGGGCCCTATGGGGAGGGCCTGGCACCCGGCCAGCTCTACAGCCCCCGCGACATGAGG GCTAACGGCGGGTGGCAGGAAGCCGCTACCCCCTGCTCGGTGACGTCCCCCACGGAAGGACCTGGCAGCGTCCACTCCGACACCTCCAACTGA